GCCGCTTCGAGGACGTGTGGCACCTCCTCGTCCACGGCACGCTGCCGGACCCCGCGCGCGGCGCCGCATTCGCCGCCGAGACCGCCGCGCTGCGCCGGCTGCCCGCGGGCGTCCGCGCGGCCCTGCCCGGCATAGCCGCCGCCGGGGGCGGCGCCGGCCCGCTGGCCGGCCTGCGCACGGCCCTGTCCCTGCTGGGCGCGGAACGCGGGTTCCGGCCGGTGTACGACCTCGACGCCGACCGGCGCCGCACCGACACGGTGGCCGCCTGCGCGGCCGTACCCACCCTGCTCACCGCGCTTTACCGGCTCGGCCGGGGCCTCGACCCGGTCGAGCCGCGCGAGGACCTGTCGTACGCGGCCGACTACCTGCGCATGCTGACCGGTACGGAACCCGACCCGCGCCATGTCCGCGCCGTCGAGCAGTACCTGATCTCCACCATTGACCACGGATTCAACGCGTCCACTTTCACCGCCCGCGTCATCGCCTCCACCGGCGCCGACGTGGCGGCGTGCCTGACCGGTGCCGTGGGCGCGCTCTCGGGCCCCCTGCACGGCGGAGCCCCCAGCCGGGCCCTGGACACCCTGGACGCGATCGGCACGCCGGACCGGATCGACGCGTGGATCCGGGAGCGGGTGCTCGCCGGCGACCGCATCATGGGCTTCGGGCACGCGATCTACCGCACCGAGGACCCCCGTTCGCGGATGCTCCGGGAGACGGCGCTCGGCTTCGGCGGCCCCCGCGTCCGGTTCGCCGTGGAGGTGGAGCGCCGGGTGGAGGCCATCCTCGCCGAGCTGAAGCCGGGCCGTGAACTGCACACCAACGTGGAGTTCTACGCCGGCATCGTCATGGAACTGTGCGGCCTGCCCCGGGAGATGTTCACCCCCACCTTCGCGGCGGCCCGGGCCGTGGGCTGGAGCGCCAACATCCTGGAACAGGCGGCCGACCCGAAGATCATCCGACCCGTGGCGCGCTACGTGGGCCCCGAGCCGCGGGTGGCGGTCCCGGCCGCGCTCTGACCCGCGCGGCCCTACGGCGCGGCCCTCCTATCCTGGTCGGGCAGCCGGTCCACAGGAGTTCACCGGAGCCCGCCGGAGTTACAGGAGAGAGGTCACCCGTTGGGGAACAGCAGCGGTCCGCAGATCCCGGTCGTCGTCCTGGCCGGATTCCTGGGCTCGGGGAAGACCACGCTCCTCAACCACCTGCTGCACCGCAGCGGAGGCAGCCGTATCGGGGCGATCGTCAACGACTTCGGCGCCATCGAGATCGACGCGATGGCCGTCGCGGGAGCCCTCGGCGACTCCACCGTCTCCCTCGGCAACGGCTGCCTGTGCTGTGCCGTCGACGCGAGCGAACTCGACGAGTACCTGGACCGGCTCGCCGCACCCGGCGCCGGCATCGACGTCATCGTCATCGAGGCCAGCGGGCTCGCCGAGCCGCAGGAACTGGTCCGCATGGTCCTCGCCAGCGAGCACCCCGGCATCGTCTACGGCGGTCTCGTCGAGGTCGTCGACGCGGCGGAGTTCGACGCCACCCGGGCCGAACACCCCGAGATCGACCGGCACCTCGCCCTCGCCGACCTCGTGGTCGTCAACAAGACCGACCGGGTGCCCGACCCCGACCGCGTCCTCGCCCTCGTCCGGTCGCTCACCGACCGCGCCGCCGTCGTCCCCGCGGTCCACGGCCGCATCGACCCCGAGTTCCTCTTCGACCGCAGGCCGAGCGAGGAGCGCGTCGGGCAGTTGTCCTTCGACGACCTGCACCGGCACGGCGACGACCACGCCACCCATGCGCACACGGCGTACGAGAGCCTGTCGTTCAGCTCCGACGTGCCCATGGAGCCGCGCCGGCTCATGCGGTTCCTGGACAGCCGCCCCGAGGGGCTGTACCGGGTCAAGGGATACGTCGACTTCGGGCCGTACGACACCGTCAACCGGTACGCCGTGCACGTCGTCGGGCGCTTCCTGCGCTTCTACCCCGAGCCCTGGGCCGCGGCCGACGACCGCCGCACCCAGCTCGTGCTGATCGGCCGCGGCATCGACACCGGCACGCTCGGCAAGGAACTCCGGGCGTGCCGCGACGACGCCCCGCTCGCCGACGAGCACGGCATGTGGGGCGTCCTGCGCTACGTGCAGGGCTCCCAGGAGGAACCCGACGCCGGGCCCTACGAGGCCCGGGACAGCGGCGTCGGAGTCTGAGGGACCCGGAACGGCGGTGCCGGCGGTCCCGGACCGCCGGCACCGCCGACCGCGAGGCCTAGAACACCGGCCCCGCGACCACTCCCACCGTCTTCGGCAGCGAGGTGCCCGAGCCGTCACGGCGCGGGTCCACCTCCGGCAGCTCCGCCGGAGTGCCGTTCTTCTGCGCCGCCCGGGCCGGGACGGGACCCGCCCAGGCCAGCGCCAGACAGTCCTCGCCCTTCAGGAACCGCTGGCAGCGCACACCGCCGGTGGCCCGGCCCTTGCGCGGGTACTGGTCGAACGGCGTCAGCTTGGCCGTCGTCTGCACGGAGTCGTCCAGCGTGCCGCGCGAGCCCGCCACCGTGAAGACCACCGCGTCCGCCGCCGGGTCGACCGCCGTGAACGTGATGACCTTGGCGCCCTCGGTGAGCTTGATGCCCGCCATGCCACCGGCCGGACGGCCCTGCGGACGCACGATGGAGGCCTGGAAGCGCAGCAGTTGCGCGTCGTCCGTGACGAACACCAGGTCCTCCTCGCCGGTGCGCAGTTCCACCGCGCCGACGATCCGGTCGCCGTCCTTCAGCGTGATGACCTCCAGCTCGTCCTTGTTGGACGGGTAGTCGGGCACCACACGCTTGACGACACCCTGCTCGGTGCCCAGCGCCAGACCCGGGGACGACTCGTCCAGCGTGGTCAGGCAGACCACCGTCTCGTCGTCCTCCAGGGACACGAACTCCGCGAGCGGCGCCCCTCCGGAGAGGTTCGGCGGGGCCGCCGGGGCGGCCAGCTGCGGCAGGTCGACCACGTTGATCCGCAGCAGACGCCCGGACGAGGTCACCACGCCGATCTCGCCCCGCGCGGTCGCCGGCACCGCCGAGACGATCACGTCGTGCTTCACCCGCTTTGCGCCGGCGTCCTTCGGGAACGGCTCGTTGTCCGCCGTGCGGGCCACCAGGCCGGTGGAGGAGAGCAGCACCCGGCAGGGGTCGTCGGCGACCTGGAGCGGCACCGCCGCCACCGGGGTGCCCGCGGACTCCAGCAGGACCGTGCGCCGGTCGGTGCCGAACTTCTTCGCCACCGCCGCCAGTTCGGCCGAGACCAGCTTGCGCAGCTCCGCGTCCGACTCCAGGATCCGGGTCAGCTCCTCGATCTCCGCGGTGAGCTTCTCCTTCTCCGCCTCCAGCTCGATGCGGTCGTACTTGGTGAGCCGGCGCAGCGGCGTGTCGAGGATGTACTGCGTCTGGACCTCGCTCAGCGAGAACCGCTCCATCAGGCGCTGCTTGGCCTGGGCGGAGTTCTCGCTGGAGCGGATCAGCCGGATGACCTCGTCGATGTCGACCAGCGCGGTCAGCAGGCCCTCGACCAGGTGCAGCCGGTCGCGGCGCTTGCCGCGGCGGTACTCGCTGCGGCGGCGGACGACCTCGAAGCGGTGGTCGAGGTAGACCTCGAGCAGCTCCTTCAGGCCCAGGGTGAGCGGCTGGCCGTCCACCAGGGCCACGTTGTTGATGCCGAAGGACTCCTCCATCGGGGTCAGCTTGTACAGCTGCTCCAGGACGGCCTCCGGCACGAAGCCGTTCTTGATCTCGATGACCAGGCGCAGACCGTGCTCGCGGTCGGTGAGGTCCTTGACGTCCGCGATGCCCTGGATCTTCTTGGCGTTGACCAGGTCCTTGATCTTGGCGATCACCTTCTCCGGGCCGACCGTGAACGGCAGCTCGGTGACGACCAGGCCCTTGCGGCGGGCGGTCACCGTCTCGATCGCGACCGACGCGCGCATCTTGAAGGTGCCACGGCCCGTCGCGTACGCGTCCCGGACGCCGTCCAGGCCGACGATCCGGCCGCCCGTGGGCAGGTCGGGGCCCGGGACGAGCTTCATCAGCGCGTCCAGGTCCGCGTTCGGGAACCTGATCAGGTGGCGGGCGGCCGCGATGACCTCGCGCAGGTTGTGCGGCGGCATGTTCGTCGCCATGCCGACCGCGATGCCGGAGGAGCCGTTGACCAGCAGGTTCGGGAAGGCGGCGGGCAGGGCCACCGGCTCCTGCTCCTGGCCGTCGTAGTTGGGTGCGAAGTCGACCGTGTCCTCTTCGATGGACTCGGTCATCAGGCTCGTCGCCTCGGCCATCCGGCACTCGGTGTACCGCATGGCGGCGGGCGGGTCGTCGTTGCCCAGCGAGCCGAAGTTGCCGTGGCCGTCGACCAGCGGGACGCGCATCGAGAACGGCTGGGCCATGCGGACCAGGGCGTCGTAGATCGACGCGTCTCCGTGCGGGTGCAGCTTGCCCATGACCTCGCCGACGACACGGGCGCACTTCACGTAACCGCGCTCGGGGCGCAGGCCCATCTCGTTCATCTGGTAGACGATCCGGCGGTGCACCGGCTTCAGGCCGTCACGGGCGTCCGGCAGGGCGCGCGAGTAGATGACCGAGTACGCGTACTCGAGGTAGGAGCCACGCATCTCGTCCACGACGTCGATGTCGAGGATCCGCTCCTCGTACGCATCGTCGGGCGGCGGGGTCTTCGTGCTGCGGCGGGCCATCGCTGCCTGGCTCCTTCTGATCTTGTCGCTCGCCTACGGGGGCGACGCGCCCCTCCGACTCGCTCTTGCTGAAGCTCGCTGTTGCTGAAGCGTCTGACGGATCTGACGCCGACCATTGTGGACCGACGCACTGACAAGCCGTGCCACGACCCGGTGCACGCGCACCGGCCCGGCTCCGCCGGGCGTCCCGGTCCGGTGCCGGCGGGTTCCCGGGCGACGGTCCGAGGCAGGCTACGCGATCCGCTGTGGGCGTACGTCCCGCGGGAACTTCGCCGGGGCCCCGCACGCTTTGCATACAGTGGCAGGAACGGCAGGAAGACCGCGGTTTCGACGACCGCCTCCGCTCGCGAAGGGACGTACATGCCCATGGGTCACACGACCACGGCCGAGGCAGGCTCCGGGGGCCTGACAGCGACCGAGCACCGGCTGGCCAACGGTCTGCGCGTGGTGCTCTCCGAGGACCACCTGACCCCGGTGGCGGCGGTCTGCCTCTGGTACGACGTCGGCTCCCGCCACGAAGTCAAGGGACGCACCGGCCTGGCTCACCTTTTCGAGCACCTGATGTTCCAGGGCTCGGCGCAGGTCACGGGCAACGGCCACTTCGAGCTGGTGCAGGGCGCGGGCGGCTCGCTGAACGGCACCACCAGCTTCGAGCGCACCAACTACTTCGAGACGATGCCCGCCCACCAGCTGGAGCTCGCCCTCTGGCTGGAGGCCGACCGCATGGGCTCCCTGCTCGCGGCCCTGGACGACGAGTCCATGGAGAACCAGCGGGACGTCGTCAAGAACGAGCGCCGCCAGCGCTACGACAACGTGCCCTACGGCACCGCCTTCGAGAAGCTGACCGCCCTCGCCTACCCGGAGGGCCACCCGTACCACCACACGCCGATCGGCTCGATGGCGGACCTGGACGCGGCCACCCTGGAGGACGCGCGCGCGTTCTTCCGCACCTACTACGCGCCCAACAACGCGGTGCTCTCCGTGGTCGGCGACATCGACCCGCAGCAGACGCTGGCCTGGGTGGAGAAGTACTTCGGCTCCATCGCCTCCCACGACGGCAAGCCCGAGCCCCGCGACGGCTCCCTGCCGCAGGTCATCGGGGAGCAGGTGCGCGAGGTCGTCGTGGAGGAGGTCCCGGCGCGCGCCCTGATGGCCGCCTACCGGCTTCCGCACGACGGCACCCGCGACGCGGACGCGGCCGACGTGGCGCTGACGATCCTGGGCGGCGGCGAGTCCTCCCGCCTGTACAACCGGCTCGTGCGCCGCGACCGCACGGCGGTCGCGGCCGGCTTCGGCCTGCTGCGCCTGGCCGGCGCGCCCTCGCTCGGCTGGCTGGACGTGAAGACCTCCGGTGACGTCGAGGTGCCGGTCATCGAGACCGCGATCGACGAGGAGCTGGCCCGCTTCGCCGAGGAGGGCCCCACGCCCGAGGAGATGGAGCGCGCCCAGGCCCAGCTGGAGCGCGAGTGGCTGGACCGGCTCGGCACCGTGGCCGGCCGCGCCGACGAACTGTGCCGCTACGCGGTCCTGTTCGGGGACCCGCAGCTCGCCCTCACCGCCGTCAAGCGCGTCCTGGAGGTGACCCCCGAGGAGGTCAAGGAGGTCGCCAAGGCGCGCCTGCGGCCCGACAACCGCGCGGTGCTCGTCTACGAGCCGAAGTCCCCCGAGACCGTCGAGGACGCCGACGTCCCCGGGGACCCGGAATCGGAGGCCACCGTAGAGGCCGGCAACGACAACGAGGAGACGGCCAAGTGACCGAGCTCGCCACCATGGACTTCCACCCCCAGCCGCAGCCGGGCGAGGCCAGGCCGTGGGCGTTCCCGGCCCCCGAGCGCACCACGCTGGACAACGGCCTGACGGTGCTGCGCTGCCACCGCCCCGGCCAGCAGGTCGTCGCGGTCGAGGTCATGCTCGACGCGCCCCTGGACGCCGAGCCGAGCGGCCTCGACGGCGTCGCCACGATCATGGCGCGCGCCTTCTCGGAGGGCACCGACCAGCACTCGGCCGAGGAGTTCGCCGCCGAGCTGGAGCGGGCCGGCGCCACGCTGGACGCGCACGCCGACCACCCCGGCGTCCGCATCAGCCTGGAGGTCCCGGCCTCCCGCCTGGCCAAGGGCCTCGGCCTGCTCGCCGACGCCCTGCGCGCGCCCGCCTTCGCCGAGAGCGAGGTCGAGCGGCTGGTCCGCAACCGCCTGGACGAGATCCCGCACGAGCTGGCCAACCCCTCCCGGCGGGCCGCGAAGGAGCTTTCCCGGCAGCTGTTCCCGGCGGCCTCGCGCATGTCGCGCCCCCGCCAGGGCACGGAGGACACGGTCGAGAAGATCGACGCGGCGGCCGTGCGCGCCTTCTACGACCGGCACGTCCGACCCGCCACGGCGACCGTGGTGGTGGTCGGTGACCTCACCGGCACCGACCTGGACGAACTGCTCGGCGACACCCTCGGCGCCTGGTCCGGTACCCCCGGGCAGCCGCGGCCCGTGCCGCCGGTGACCGCGGACGACACCGGCCGCGTCGTCATCGTCGACCGGCCCGGCGCCGTCCAGACGCAGCTCCTGATCGGCCGGATCGGCCCCGACCGGCACGACCGCGTGTGGCCCGCCCAGGTGCTCGGCACGTACTGCCTCGGCGGCACCCTCACCTCCCGCCTGGACCGCGTCCTGCGCGAGGAGAAGGGCTACACGTACGGCGTGCGCTCCTTCGGTCAGGTCCTGCGGTCCACGCCGGAGGGCACCGGTGCCGCCATGCTCGCCATCAGCGGCTCCGTGGACACGCCGAACACCGGTCCCGCGCTGGAGGACCTGTGGAAGGTGCTGCGCACGCTCGCGGCGGAGGGACTGACGGACGCCGAGCGCGACGTCGCCGTGCAGAACCTCGTCGGGGTGGCACCGCTCAA
Above is a genomic segment from Streptomyces collinus Tu 365 containing:
- a CDS encoding citrate synthase — protein: MTVNRSATALVEVPRGLAGVVVTETEIGDVRGREGFYHYRQYSAVELARTRRFEDVWHLLVHGTLPDPARGAAFAAETAALRRLPAGVRAALPGIAAAGGGAGPLAGLRTALSLLGAERGFRPVYDLDADRRRTDTVAACAAVPTLLTALYRLGRGLDPVEPREDLSYAADYLRMLTGTEPDPRHVRAVEQYLISTIDHGFNASTFTARVIASTGADVAACLTGAVGALSGPLHGGAPSRALDTLDAIGTPDRIDAWIRERVLAGDRIMGFGHAIYRTEDPRSRMLRETALGFGGPRVRFAVEVERRVEAILAELKPGRELHTNVEFYAGIVMELCGLPREMFTPTFAAARAVGWSANILEQAADPKIIRPVARYVGPEPRVAVPAAL
- a CDS encoding CobW family GTP-binding protein → MGNSSGPQIPVVVLAGFLGSGKTTLLNHLLHRSGGSRIGAIVNDFGAIEIDAMAVAGALGDSTVSLGNGCLCCAVDASELDEYLDRLAAPGAGIDVIVIEASGLAEPQELVRMVLASEHPGIVYGGLVEVVDAAEFDATRAEHPEIDRHLALADLVVVNKTDRVPDPDRVLALVRSLTDRAAVVPAVHGRIDPEFLFDRRPSEERVGQLSFDDLHRHGDDHATHAHTAYESLSFSSDVPMEPRRLMRFLDSRPEGLYRVKGYVDFGPYDTVNRYAVHVVGRFLRFYPEPWAAADDRRTQLVLIGRGIDTGTLGKELRACRDDAPLADEHGMWGVLRYVQGSQEEPDAGPYEARDSGVGV
- a CDS encoding DNA gyrase/topoisomerase IV subunit A, whose product is MARRSTKTPPPDDAYEERILDIDVVDEMRGSYLEYAYSVIYSRALPDARDGLKPVHRRIVYQMNEMGLRPERGYVKCARVVGEVMGKLHPHGDASIYDALVRMAQPFSMRVPLVDGHGNFGSLGNDDPPAAMRYTECRMAEATSLMTESIEEDTVDFAPNYDGQEQEPVALPAAFPNLLVNGSSGIAVGMATNMPPHNLREVIAAARHLIRFPNADLDALMKLVPGPDLPTGGRIVGLDGVRDAYATGRGTFKMRASVAIETVTARRKGLVVTELPFTVGPEKVIAKIKDLVNAKKIQGIADVKDLTDREHGLRLVIEIKNGFVPEAVLEQLYKLTPMEESFGINNVALVDGQPLTLGLKELLEVYLDHRFEVVRRRSEYRRGKRRDRLHLVEGLLTALVDIDEVIRLIRSSENSAQAKQRLMERFSLSEVQTQYILDTPLRRLTKYDRIELEAEKEKLTAEIEELTRILESDAELRKLVSAELAAVAKKFGTDRRTVLLESAGTPVAAVPLQVADDPCRVLLSSTGLVARTADNEPFPKDAGAKRVKHDVIVSAVPATARGEIGVVTSSGRLLRINVVDLPQLAAPAAPPNLSGGAPLAEFVSLEDDETVVCLTTLDESSPGLALGTEQGVVKRVVPDYPSNKDELEVITLKDGDRIVGAVELRTGEEDLVFVTDDAQLLRFQASIVRPQGRPAGGMAGIKLTEGAKVITFTAVDPAADAVVFTVAGSRGTLDDSVQTTAKLTPFDQYPRKGRATGGVRCQRFLKGEDCLALAWAGPVPARAAQKNGTPAELPEVDPRRDGSGTSLPKTVGVVAGPVF
- a CDS encoding M16 family metallopeptidase — protein: MPMGHTTTAEAGSGGLTATEHRLANGLRVVLSEDHLTPVAAVCLWYDVGSRHEVKGRTGLAHLFEHLMFQGSAQVTGNGHFELVQGAGGSLNGTTSFERTNYFETMPAHQLELALWLEADRMGSLLAALDDESMENQRDVVKNERRQRYDNVPYGTAFEKLTALAYPEGHPYHHTPIGSMADLDAATLEDARAFFRTYYAPNNAVLSVVGDIDPQQTLAWVEKYFGSIASHDGKPEPRDGSLPQVIGEQVREVVVEEVPARALMAAYRLPHDGTRDADAADVALTILGGGESSRLYNRLVRRDRTAVAAGFGLLRLAGAPSLGWLDVKTSGDVEVPVIETAIDEELARFAEEGPTPEEMERAQAQLEREWLDRLGTVAGRADELCRYAVLFGDPQLALTAVKRVLEVTPEEVKEVAKARLRPDNRAVLVYEPKSPETVEDADVPGDPESEATVEAGNDNEETAK
- a CDS encoding M16 family metallopeptidase, which codes for MTELATMDFHPQPQPGEARPWAFPAPERTTLDNGLTVLRCHRPGQQVVAVEVMLDAPLDAEPSGLDGVATIMARAFSEGTDQHSAEEFAAELERAGATLDAHADHPGVRISLEVPASRLAKGLGLLADALRAPAFAESEVERLVRNRLDEIPHELANPSRRAAKELSRQLFPAASRMSRPRQGTEDTVEKIDAAAVRAFYDRHVRPATATVVVVGDLTGTDLDELLGDTLGAWSGTPGQPRPVPPVTADDTGRVVIVDRPGAVQTQLLIGRIGPDRHDRVWPAQVLGTYCLGGTLTSRLDRVLREEKGYTYGVRSFGQVLRSTPEGTGAAMLAISGSVDTPNTGPALEDLWKVLRTLAAEGLTDAERDVAVQNLVGVAPLKYETAAAVASTLADQVEQHLPDDFQATLYQQLAATGTVEATAAVINAFPVDRLVTVLVGDAAEIKAPVEALGIGEVTVVTAE